A single Corallococcus exiguus DNA region contains:
- a CDS encoding type 1 glutamine amidotransferase domain-containing protein has product MASARRVLVPLPDHDFDVTEVAVPWRLLTDAGHEVVFATEKGHMPAADPLLLTGVLFGQLGADPEPKRFYGDLTLTQAFQKPLTWDAVTPSDFDALLLPGGHAPGMRQYLGSGALQAKVAAFWALQRPVAAICHGVLVLARTKDPATGRSVLHGTRTTCLPKYMERSAYLLTAWKLGRYYRTYPAYVEEEVAAALADPSHFERGPRVLSKRGTATDHAPAFVVEDGRYVSARWPGDAYLFTERFLKRLSDSPD; this is encoded by the coding sequence ATGGCCTCTGCTCGCCGCGTCCTCGTCCCGCTGCCCGATCATGATTTCGACGTCACCGAGGTGGCCGTCCCCTGGCGCCTGCTCACCGACGCGGGCCACGAAGTGGTGTTCGCCACGGAGAAGGGCCACATGCCCGCCGCGGATCCGCTGCTGCTCACCGGCGTGCTCTTCGGACAGCTGGGCGCGGATCCGGAGCCCAAGCGCTTCTATGGCGACCTCACGCTCACGCAGGCCTTCCAGAAGCCTCTGACCTGGGACGCGGTGACGCCGTCGGATTTCGACGCGCTCCTGCTGCCTGGAGGCCATGCGCCGGGCATGCGGCAGTACCTGGGCAGCGGCGCGCTCCAGGCGAAGGTGGCGGCGTTCTGGGCACTCCAGCGGCCCGTGGCGGCCATCTGCCACGGCGTGCTGGTGCTGGCGCGCACGAAAGACCCCGCCACCGGTAGGAGCGTGCTCCACGGCACGCGCACCACGTGCCTGCCGAAGTACATGGAGCGCTCCGCGTACCTGCTGACCGCGTGGAAGCTGGGGCGCTACTACCGCACCTATCCCGCGTACGTGGAGGAGGAGGTCGCCGCCGCGCTCGCGGACCCGAGCCACTTCGAGCGAGGCCCCCGCGTCCTGTCCAAGCGCGGCACCGCGACGGACCACGCGCCCGCCTTCGTGGTGGAGGACGGGCGCTACGTGTCCGCGCGCTGGCCGGGGGACGCGTACCTCTTCACGGAGCGCTTCCTGAAGCGTCTTTCGGATTCCCCGGATTGA
- a CDS encoding response regulator transcription factor, whose amino-acid sequence MTIAAPTVLVVEDDPNLRLALRDNLEHQGGYAVEEAATVKEAREHLSRRDFQLILLDVMLPDGDGYSLCRALREEGLGVPVLMLTARTLEEDVVRGFESGAQDYLGKPYRLRELLARVGAHLKRGGGVAPAKVLRFAGYSVDLDRRRVDSPEGAEVELTRKEFDLLAFFLKERERALKRDEILDAVWGTDVVVDPHTVDNFVSSLKRKLKWTSASRFSIQTVRGVGYRMEIERGS is encoded by the coding sequence ATGACCATCGCCGCCCCCACCGTCCTCGTCGTGGAGGACGACCCGAACCTGCGGCTCGCGCTGCGTGACAATCTGGAGCACCAGGGAGGCTACGCCGTGGAGGAGGCCGCCACGGTGAAGGAGGCGCGCGAGCACCTGTCCCGCCGCGACTTCCAGCTCATCCTCCTGGACGTGATGCTGCCGGATGGAGACGGCTACTCGCTCTGCCGCGCACTGCGAGAAGAAGGCCTGGGCGTGCCGGTGCTGATGCTCACCGCGCGCACGCTGGAAGAGGACGTGGTGCGCGGCTTCGAGTCCGGCGCACAGGACTATCTGGGCAAGCCCTACCGGCTGCGCGAATTGCTCGCACGTGTGGGCGCCCACCTGAAGCGCGGTGGCGGCGTGGCCCCGGCGAAGGTCCTGCGCTTCGCGGGCTACAGCGTGGACCTGGACCGGCGGCGCGTGGATTCCCCCGAAGGCGCGGAGGTGGAACTGACGCGCAAGGAGTTCGACCTGCTGGCCTTCTTCCTGAAGGAGCGCGAGCGGGCGCTCAAGCGCGACGAAATCCTGGACGCGGTCTGGGGCACGGACGTGGTGGTGGATCCACACACCGTGGACAACTTCGTCTCCAGCCTGAAGCGCAAGCTCAAGTGGACCAGCGCCTCACGCTTCTCCATCCAGACCGTGCGCGGCGTGGGTTACCGGATGGAAATCGAGCGAGGCTCCTGA
- a CDS encoding sensor histidine kinase, translating into MPRRLLPTLVALVLGLAGLAVGLGYLHRIFAAEREDARASLRSRREALEQYARASLGQALREGLDASRSTLAAAKEDPLVATPGLYLREQGEQVLPRLALFDTAGDSPAKDRYARLRAGTEVADEDEGPWKERLERMALVEQSLKAKDRRATLLSLMALLQHRARFVLASTRDLPSMLVVLEDVAARGDVVPDLMRALVRDGLVDGQGGGRLEGLQRLLLLKRSRLTPEDFDFLRGKVVALSTRVGVPVADFEARTREMASTPLPLPEDVREPVLARSGWYLEPLQGSDVRGLALDLSGLLAGLTREMRERGLLKADGHVTLPGDAPVLTLASLPVAVESPEWTRGEEALESRYRIKTLMLALCAALALTIAVLAFVAQQRKYRFLELKSDFVATVSHELRTPLASIRLLAETLEWRVAEGADAKDYPARIIREADGLGFLVENLLSFNRIDKGRWVPKLAPVRLDELVSNLRRDLESGAPMPVELTADVDARELNADAQLLRLLLANLTRNACAYNTRSPVRLHVQTLSGGRVHFTDNGTGIPASEWEHVFGEFYRLSGRDGREVPGSGLGLALCRKIARLHGGTLRVAASSAEGTTFELTLPEYRPEARSNA; encoded by the coding sequence ATGCCGCGCAGGCTGCTGCCCACCCTCGTCGCACTCGTGCTCGGCCTCGCCGGGCTCGCGGTCGGCCTGGGCTATCTCCACCGCATCTTCGCCGCGGAACGCGAGGATGCGCGGGCCTCGCTCCGCTCCCGGCGCGAGGCCCTGGAGCAGTACGCCCGCGCGTCGTTGGGGCAGGCGCTGCGAGAGGGACTGGATGCCTCGCGTTCCACGCTCGCCGCGGCGAAGGAGGATCCGCTCGTGGCCACGCCGGGGCTGTACCTGCGGGAACAGGGGGAGCAGGTGCTGCCGCGGCTGGCCCTCTTCGATACGGCGGGGGACTCACCCGCGAAGGACCGCTACGCGCGGCTACGCGCCGGCACGGAGGTCGCGGACGAGGACGAGGGGCCCTGGAAGGAACGGCTGGAGCGGATGGCGCTGGTGGAGCAGTCGCTGAAGGCGAAGGACCGGCGGGCCACGCTGCTGTCGCTGATGGCGCTGCTCCAGCACCGCGCCCGCTTCGTGCTCGCGTCCACGAGGGACCTGCCCTCGATGCTGGTGGTGCTGGAGGACGTGGCGGCGCGGGGCGACGTGGTGCCGGACCTGATGCGGGCCCTGGTGCGCGACGGGCTCGTGGATGGACAGGGCGGTGGGCGGCTGGAGGGCTTGCAGCGGCTGCTGTTGCTCAAGCGCTCGCGCCTCACACCAGAGGACTTCGACTTCCTGCGCGGGAAGGTGGTCGCGCTCTCCACGCGCGTGGGCGTTCCGGTGGCGGACTTCGAAGCAAGGACGCGCGAGATGGCGTCGACGCCGCTGCCCCTGCCGGAGGACGTGCGGGAGCCCGTGCTGGCGCGGTCCGGCTGGTACCTGGAGCCGCTCCAGGGGAGCGACGTGCGCGGGCTGGCGCTGGACCTGTCAGGGCTTCTGGCGGGGCTCACCCGCGAGATGAGGGAGCGCGGCCTGCTCAAGGCGGACGGACACGTGACCCTGCCGGGGGATGCGCCGGTGCTGACGCTGGCGTCTCTGCCGGTGGCGGTGGAGTCGCCCGAGTGGACACGGGGCGAAGAGGCGCTGGAGAGCCGCTACCGGATCAAGACGCTGATGCTGGCCCTGTGCGCGGCGCTGGCGCTCACCATCGCGGTGCTGGCCTTCGTGGCACAGCAGCGCAAGTACCGCTTCCTGGAGCTGAAGAGCGACTTCGTGGCCACGGTGTCGCACGAACTGCGCACGCCGCTGGCCTCCATCCGCCTGCTCGCGGAGACGCTGGAGTGGCGGGTGGCGGAGGGCGCGGACGCGAAGGACTACCCCGCGCGCATCATCCGCGAGGCGGACGGGCTGGGCTTCCTGGTGGAGAACCTGCTGTCCTTCAACCGCATCGACAAGGGGCGCTGGGTGCCGAAGCTCGCGCCGGTGCGGTTGGACGAGCTGGTCTCCAACCTGCGCCGGGACCTGGAGTCCGGCGCGCCGATGCCGGTGGAGCTGACAGCGGACGTGGACGCGCGTGAACTGAACGCGGACGCGCAGTTGCTGCGGCTGCTGCTTGCGAACCTGACGCGCAACGCATGCGCGTACAACACGCGAAGCCCCGTGCGCCTGCATGTCCAGACGCTGTCCGGAGGGCGCGTGCACTTCACGGACAACGGCACCGGCATCCCAGCGTCCGAGTGGGAGCACGTCTTCGGCGAGTTCTACCGGCTGTCCGGCCGCGACGGCCGCGAGGTCCCCGGCAGCGGGCTGGGGCTCGCGCTGTGCCGGAAGATTGCCCGGCTGCACGGAGGCACGCTGCGCGTGGCGGCCTCCAGCGCCGAAGGCACGACGTTCGAACTGACCCTTCCCGAGTACCGTCCCGAGGCCCGGAGCAACGCATGA